The following coding sequences lie in one Trichoderma breve strain T069 chromosome 1, whole genome shotgun sequence genomic window:
- a CDS encoding zinc-binding dehydrogenase domain-containing protein gives MQELVIYGKPTYAGFVREAEIPKPGPKDVLIKVAYTGLNPKDWKSTAFNVGDDVSGTVEAVGSEVFEYKPGDRVAGFHRMFQPHGAGLPLSFMTAALALYQYLGVPLPTTIGESARKTPILIWGGATAVGAYALQLAKLSKIGPIITVAGNGIDYVKSLNAADHIIDYRKGDVTQQILAAAGSAKIKIAFDAVSGHGSYERITEVLLASGGGHINMVDPPTDQTWKFPETIKFTRTFVSSAYHVSHSFINEEQAHADGEFAYFFYRYLSHLLAEGKFRPHPVEILPDGLNSIVEGVQALYDGKVSAKKLVARVGK, from the exons ATGCAAGAACTCGTCATCTACGGCAAGCCTACCTATGCTGGCTTTGTGAGAGAAGCTGAGATTCC GAAGCCAGGACCAAAAGATGTTCTCATTAAAGTTGCTTACACCGGTCTGAATCCAAAGGATTGGAAG TCAACTGCCTTCAACGTCGGCGATGATGTGTCTGGCACGGTTGAAGCTGTGGGGTCTGAAGTGTTTGAATACAAGCCGGGAGACCGTGTTGCGGGATTTCACAGAATGTTCCAGCCTCACG GCGCGGGGCTTCCCCTATCTTTCATGACGGCGGCTCTTGCACTGTATCAGTATCTAGGCGTTCCCCTCCCAACGACCATCGGTGAGTCTGCTCGAAAGACCCCCATCTTGATTTGGGGCGGAGCAACTGCCGTGGGAGCTTATGCCCtccagctggccaagctAAGCAAGATTGGACCCATTATCACCGTTGCTGGCAATGGAATCGACTACGTTAAGTCACTCAACGCAGCGGACCACATCATCGACTATCGAAAAGGGGATGTGACTCAACAGATCCTTGCCGCTGCCGGGTCTGCTAAAATCAAGATTGCATTCGACGCTGTGTCTGGACACGGCAGCTACGAGCGTATCACCGAAGTCCTTCTCGCGTCGGGCGGCGGCCACATCAACATGGTGGACCCCCCTACTGACCAGACATGGAAGTTTCCCGAGACCATCAAGTTCACTCGCACATTCGTGTCCTCTGCCTATCACGTCTCCCACAGTTTCATCAATGAGGAGCAGGCACATGCGGATGGCGAATTCGCCTACTTTTTCTACAGGTACCTGAGTCATCTGCTGGCAGAAGGCAAATTCAGGCCCCATCCTGTGGAGATTCTTCCAGACGGTTTGAACAGCATTGTCGAGGGAGTTCAGGCTTTGTATGATGGAAAGGTTAGCGCCAAGAAGCTTGTGGCACG CGTTGGGAAATAA
- a CDS encoding AIR carboxylase domain-containing protein, which yields MSSKPVIGLLGGGQLGRMLCQAAAPLDVEIAILDAENAPAKQINHNSHNINGSYKDAEKIRELASHCSVLSVETEHVDTTVLEEIATTTKVAVCPSWKTLRLIQDKYEQKSYFAGQGIPVAESVAIEGSGDAMLASLKAVSAKFGYPWMLKSRKDSYDGRGNLKISNEADLERAVTEFGNFSCYAEKFVPFQCELSVLVIRTEDDEGRTKRLLPYPAVETVHEDNICSRVYLPPRTTPAAACERAQQVASDVVGKLWGRGIFAVEMFVTQDNQILVNEIAPRPHNSGHLFIEAVPSQYKAQLTSILDQTLPATIEPYVSSSIMINILGGANPDSHLALVEKAKSMYGNKMAVYVHLYGKESKPSRKIGHITVTGLVASITELEEFAKPLVDMASDIRQERLQLRSKALRPEQAISKATQAPLVLVTMGSDSDLPVLKAGIDILNQFGVPWEVDITSAHRTPAKMADVATKAAGRGIKVIIAAAGGAAHLPGMVSAYTPLPVIGVPVKATHLDGVDSLYSIVQMPRGVPTATVGINNSTNAALLAIRCLGAFIPEYHNKMKAYQLDNEKQVEEKANKLREINVEAYLAQMKKA from the exons ATGAGCTCCAAACCCGTCATTGGCCTTCTCGGAGGCGGCCAGCTGGGCCGAATGCTCTGCCAGGCCGCCGCTCCCCTCGATGTCGAAATCGCAATTCTCGACGCCGAAAACGCTCCCGCGAAGCAGATCAACCACAACAGCCACAACATCAATGGCTCCTACAAGGACGCAGAGAAGATCAGAGAGCTGGCCTCTCACTGCAGCGTCCTCAGTGTCGAGACGGAGCACGTGGACACGACCGTCCTGGAAGAGATTGCCACGACTACAAAGGTTGCCGTCTGCCCGTCTTGGAAGACACTTCGTCTGATCCAGGACAAGTACGAGCAAAAGTCATACTTCGCTGGCCAGGGTATTCCTGTTGCTGAGTCGGTGGCCATTGAGGGATCTGGCGATGCCATGCTCGCCTCTCTCAAGGCCGTCTCCGCCAAGTTCGGGTATCCCTGGATGCTGAAGTCCAGGAAGGATTCTTACGACGGCAGAGGAAATCTCAAAATCTCTAATGAAGCCGATCTGGAGCGTGCTGTTACCGAATTTGGCAACTTTAGCTGCTATGCGGAAAAGTTTGTGCCTTTCCAATGCGAGCTGTCTGTGCTCGTCATCCGCAccgaggacgatgagggTCGAACGAAGCGCCTGCTGCCGTATCCTGCAGTAGAGACGGTGCACGAAGACAACATCTGCTCACGGGTCTATCTGCCACCCCGGACAACTCCTGCTGCGGCTTGTGAGCGGGCTCAGCAGGTTGCCAGCGATGTTGTTGGCAAGCTGTGGGGAAGAGGCATTTTTGCTGTTGAGATGTTTGTCACCCAGGATAACCAGATTCTGGTCAATGAGATTGCGCCTCGACCGCACAACTCGGGACATCTTTTCATTGAAGCAGTGCC GTCACAGTACAAGGCACAACTCACCTCAATCCTCGATCAAACTCTCCCCGCCACGATTGAACCCTACGTCTCTTCGAGCATCATGATCAATATCCTTGGAGGCGCCAACCCCGACTCCCACCTAGCTCTCGTCGAGAAAGCCAAGTCCATGTACGGAAACAAAATGGCCGTATACGTCCATCTCTACGGCAAGGAGTCAAAGCCCAGTCGAAAGATTGGCCACATCACAGTCACTGGTTTGGTGGCCAGCATAACAGAGCTCGAAGAGTTTGCAAAGCCGCTTGTTGACATGGCTAGCGACATTAGACAAGAGAGATTGCAATTACGCAGCAAGGCTCTTCGACCAGAGCAAGCCATTTCCAAGGCCACACAGGCAccccttgtccttgtcacCATGGGCTCAGACTCTGATCTCCCAGTGCTCAAGGCTGGCATTGACATTCTTAACCAATTTGGCGTGCCATGGGAAGTAGACATCACATCGGCACACCGCACCCCGGCTAAGATGGCTGATGTCGCCACAAAGGCCGCTGGTCGTGGCATCAAGGTCATCATCGcggcagctggaggagccgCTCACCTTCCCGGAATGGTGTCTGCCTATACACCATTGCCCGTGATTGGAGTCCCCGTCAAAGCCACACATCTCGATGGCGTCGATTCTCTGTATTCGATTGTTCAGATGCCT CGGGGCGTACCGACAGCCACGGTAGGCATCAACAACTCGACCAATGCGGCTCTCCTCGCCATTCGATGCCTGGGTGCCTTCATTCCCGAATATCAcaacaagatgaaggcgtATCAGCTGGACAACGAGAAACAGGTGGAGGAAAAGGCGAACAAGTTGCGGGAGATCAACGTCGAGGCATATCTCGCACAAATGAAGAAGGCATAA
- a CDS encoding subtilase family domain-containing protein — translation MGTPRAPEGESESEVDLFKRVSQTFRQMAEIVRNIDMHEEERIFYSHLALHCMRFEVCIERAYQVSSRFNGDEIDRALSYLYSLISGPGFHELPYYTSFKSRLQDLNASWSKTRKQSHNAQVDFVTQWMKLGSPEDHLNGIDEGLGDCADILEKHQKQQQQQRQQQQQQPENVLKKHSHDVLSAGNYEPSYVVWKAAQALYEALQKCKGCSCSKQHEFGAKLELGTYRKPVKKGEKSLNTRPRPSLMRCRDGDATRILDFEMFLSMEHKWHEVRVQTVKERVVGFAMDDHAPASLEAHKGKVVENLCKSIDSTKSTAWQRLVLKLREGQLFNERVEKTNFWIDKSTEPISLLKCFEERREFFTEKTKRILSLIIGYAVLHLNRTSWLQPGWGSANIKFFQTTTRKTPLRPFIQVDLPEADATTDVELGSDDKGDACFEDLDAGHPCPALIALAIVLIEVYFAKPFSKLAQMSGIPLESSSGHITLVDVYQVFNGEDENEIEGWRSHIPEDSPLLKAIDNCLDTAKWEDEEGDALDNETMKFRIYQDVVRPLELHLKSGFSSIPLDNVDDYARQLDFGQWGQIINYHESQTITSTLPQEPLIHQRSPSPAVMLLDSGQLAVQLGPPALQKLLHQISMVNSFASSSPSLKSLGSFSSYEPNYRASQFFDDEIGDGGYSNAKTKDYIKWRSEYENVYTKCIREHLSDPPLRPVKIAILDTGIDRDHDAFEAREENIQAKLNFYNKSQRSIPDLNGHGTFTASLLLDFAPDAELYIAKIADKENATPNAKIVVDAINHAIDDWNVDIISLSFGWPSTNFEGYEELEDAIDRAHGKKILIFAAASNSGGKLGRAYPASSSQVICVHSTDTLGTPSGFSPTAEPDNLNFATVGESIESAWPMLLCNDTTTPPRESCISSQKKGKDGGFTEKMRQARA, via the exons ATGGGCACACCGCGGGCTCCCGagggcgagagcgagagcgaagTTGACTTGTTCAAGAGAGTGTCGCAAACTTTCCGTCAAATGGCAGAAATCGTTCGAAACATCGACATGCACGAAGAGGAAAGGATATTCTATAGCCACCTGGCGCTCCACTGTATGAGATTCGAAGTATGCATAGAGCGCGCTTACCAAGTCTCGTCTCGATTTAATGGAGATGAAATCGATCGCGCTCTATCCTATCTCTACTCGCTGATTTCTGGACCTGGCTTCCACGAACTTCCATATTACACCTCCTTCAAATCTCGACTTCAGGATCTTAATGCTTCTTGGAGTAAAACCAGGAAACAAAGCCACAATGCGCAAGTCGATTTTGTTACACAATGGATGAAGCTCGGATCACCCGAGGACCATCTTAATGGAATAGATGAAGGATTGGGGGATTGCGCAGATATATTAGAGAAACACcagaaacagcagcagcagcaacgacaacaacagcagcaacaaccagAAAATGTTTTGAAAAAACACTCACATGATGTCTTATCCGCCGGCAATTATGAGCCATCATATGTTGTATGGAAAGCAGCCCAAGCTCTATATGAAGCGCTACAAAAATGCAAGGGCTGTTCTTGCTCCAAACAGCACGAATTTGGAGCCAAACTTGAACTAGGGACTTATCGCAAGCCCGtaaaaaagggagaaaagagtcTAAATACTAGGCCTCGCCCAAGCCTTATGCGCTGCAGAGATGGTGACGCAACTAGGATACTGGATTTCGAAATGTTTCTGTCCATGGAGCATAAATGGCACGAGGTTCGTGTCCAAACTGTGAAAGAGAGGGTCGTCGGGTTCGCCATGGATGACCACGCTCCAGCATCTCTTGAAGCCCATAAAGGAAAGGTCGTGGAGAATCTTTGCAAATCGATTGATAGCACAAAGTCAACGGCATGGCAGCGCCTCGTATTAAAGCTCAGAGAAGGCCAGCTCTTCAATGAAAGAGTTGAAAAGACCAATTTCTGGATTGACAAATCTACTGAACCCATTTCTCTGCTGAAATGTTTTGAAGAGAGGCGCGAGTTTTTCACAGAGAAGACCAAGCGCATATTATCCCTCATCATAGGATATGCGGTTCTTCACCTGAATAGAACATCTTGGCTTCAGCCGGGTTGGGGGTCAGCAAATATTAAGTTCTTTCAGACAACTACTCGGAAGACGCCTTTGAGGCCATTCATCCAAGTTGATCTACCCGAAGCTGATGCGACTACAGATGTTGAGCTCGGCAGCGATGACAAAGGTGACGCATGCTTTGAAGACCTCGATGCGGGACATCCATGTCCAGCACTGATTGCCTTGGCAATTGTTTTAATAGAGGTCTACTTTGCGAAGCCATTTTCCAAGCTGGCTCAGATGAGCGGTATCCCACTTGAGAGTTCCAGTGGGCACATAACACTAGTAGACGTTTATCAGGTCTTCAacggtgaagatgaaaacgAGATTGAAGGGTGGCGATCTCATATCCCGGAAgactctcctcttctcaaGGCGATAGACAATTGCTTGGATACAGCGAAgtgggaagatgaagaaggcgatGCTCTTGATAACGAAACAATGAAATTTCGGATCTACCAAGACGTTGTTCGGCCGTTGGAGCTTCACTTAAAATCTGGCTTCAGCAGTATCCCTCTAGACAACGTGGATGACTATGCAAGACAGCTCGACTTTGGGCAGTGGGGTCAGATTATAAATTATCATGAGTCACAGACAATTACTTCTACTCTGCCCCAAGAGCCGCTTATACATCAACGAAGCCCTTCACCCGCTGTTATGCTACTCGATTCGGGCCAATTGGCAGTACAATTGGGTCCACCGGCGTTGCAGAAACTTTTACATCAAATCTCAATGGTCAACTCTTTCGCTTCGTCTTCACCCTCTTTGAAGAGTCTGGGTTCTTTCTCAAGCTACGAGCCTAATTATCGAGCGTCTCAGTTTTTTGACGACGAAATCGGCGATGGAGGATATTCCAACGCAAA GACAAAGGACTACATAAAATGGAGATCCGAGTACGAAAACGTCTATACCAAGTGTATCAGAGAGCACCTTTCAGATCCTCCCTTAAGACCTGTGAAGATTGCCATTCTAGATACGGGCATAGATCGTGACCATGATGCCTTCGAAGCTCGTGAGGAAAATATTCAAGCAAAACTCAACTTCTATAATAAAAGCCAAAGGTCTATTCCCGATTTGAACGGGCATGGCACTTTTACTGCCAGTCTGTTACTCGATTTCGCCCCAGATGCGGAACTCTACATTGCCAAGATTGCAGACAAAGAGAACGCAACACCAAATGCAAAGATTGTGGTGGAT GCAATCAACCACGCAATTGACGACTGGAATGTAGATATCATCTCTCTATCGTTTGGGTGGCCTTCTACAAATTTTGAAGGCTATGAAGAACTTGAAGATGCCATAGATAGGGCACACGGGAAGAAAATCCTGATTTTTGCCGCCGCTTCTAACAGTGGTGGCAAGCTTGGTCGAGCATACCCTGCGAGCAGTTCACAGGTTATATGTGTCCATTCAACTGATACCTTGGGAACTCCATCAGGCTTTAGCCCAACTGCAGAGCCTGACAATCTCAATTTTGCAACAGTTGGCGAGTCGATCGAATCGGCATGGCCAATGCTGCTTTGTAACGACACGACAACTCCACCAAG AGAGAGCTGCATCAGCTCtcaaaagaaaggaaaagatggaggctTTACTGAAAAGATGCGCCAAGCGAGGGCCTAA